Genomic segment of Halococcus hamelinensis 100A6:
CACCGGAGAGCTTGGTGTTGAGCTCCATCGCGGTCATCGAGAAGTCGCCCGACTCGAACTTCGTCGACGGGCCGTTCGGCAGCGCCGGCACGAGGTCCATCGGGCTCGAGATCGGATAGTCCGCACCTTCGAACGCGTCGATCATCTGGGATCTGAGTTCGTCTTCGTCTGCCATAGCACCCAGAGTTGACCGAGAATCAGCAAAAACGTTGGGGAACGCCGAGTCCGTTGGTCGGAATTGTTGGGTGTTTAGCTGTCTCTTATACACATCTCTGATGGCGCG
This window contains:
- a CDS encoding MTH865 family protein, coding for MADEDELRSQMIDAFEGADYPISSPMDLVPALPNGPSTKFESGDFSMTAMELNTKLSGGDFPYESPENFVDDVIEQLKSQDEL